The genomic stretch ACCCTCAAATCTTTTTTCAACCCTCGTGCTCGGTCGAGTGGTAGCAAAAAGTTTTGCTTCTGTATTGTCCAAGACTGTGAATATACTTTTCAAAAAGCCGTCGCCATCTTGACATTCATCTAATGCGTCAATGACGATGAAGGTTTTCGTAGATTTGCTGCTTATCAAATGGTTGAGGGCTTTGGAAAACTCCTCAATATCCTTGTCTGAACGCGAAGAAGCCGGTATGGTCCTATATTTATTCTGGAGGTCTTCGATGGCGGTGGGTAGAGGAAGCTCGTCTCGAACCAGCTGCTTGATAAGACTCGCAAAGATGTCGATAGTTCTCTGGCTTTCTTTCCTGATAAAGTCAAAATATACGAATGCTAAGCTCACTTTACCACCCGCCGAGGCATCGTGAAAGGGTTGCCAGTGTTGAAGATGCTCGATAACAGCGGATGTAAGGACTGTTTTCCCTGCTCCTGGGTTTCCCTGACATAGcagagtcttcttctttccttttaAAAACTGTTGAAAATTTGGATGTTCTAAAAACCATTTTCCTGAATCTGGACTTCTTTTACTGAGATGCTCGTGATGTTGTGCATCATAATTAACTGGCGTAAGCCATTCGAGAAAATCGTTTCGAGCATGTCGCTCCTGGTGTTGATCAATCTTTCTCACGACCTCAGATATTTCAACGATTTTACCGGCAATAACTAAGGAAACCATTTGTTAATATTGATATCTAATCATGGCTCAATAGGGTCTAGCTAGCAACACTGGCTCTGGCGCCAGCTCTCCAGAGCTGCTGACTGGCCATCCATCGTGCGATTGCCTATCTTCAATTCCTAAAGGCTGAGTTTTCTCACGGGGATTGATACTAATGGAATAATAGTTGGAGGAATGAAGCTCCTTACTTTTGATActttccatctgctccacATCAGATGCAGGAATTATCGAGAGAAGCTCTTTTGCAAAGGCTGCagccgtggctgctgcgaatCCTTGCCAGTCGTCGTTCTTATAAGAGTCTGCATAGTCGCATATGCCTCGAATAACAAGACAAGGGAAGTTATCCATCAGCCCCgctgcttccatctccaCACACAGAACATGATGATTGAGATTGCCATTTATCGTATCCCGTAGAGTGGCATCTTTGATGACCTTGTTTCCAGAGGCAATAAGGCCGTAGTGAACCTTGACACCATCTCTCGGCTCTCGGTCAATAACTTTTGTGATATCGTCTGATGCAAAGAGGACGTCCTTCATTGAATCATTCCGGTTGTATTTCTGTTTGAGATTTGTCCATTTTTTTATCATTTGGTCAAcatatttctttattttagAGCCTTTCATTTCATGTCGTGTCTCCAGGCGTTGCAGTGCTGCCAGTAAAATATTTGGAGGGTTATTCAGCGATCCGATCCGCTCGAAGCCGCCACCCTCTATTGCTTTGCCCAGATCTAATTGAACAACGCCTGGAAACATGCTTGTTGGTGTACTGACGACAACATCTCCTAGTCGAATATCGTGATCTTTGGTGGGGATGCCCCCTCCAACGCCAATCATCAACCCAAATTTGATGGATGAAAAAGATTCGAGCATCTGCGTCGCCACAACCGCTGCGGACGTAGTCCCCTGCTTGCCTTTTGGTAGGCAAGCAATAACAATATTGTGCTTTCCAATGGAGCCAAGCGTATAGACGTTTTTATCTCCGGGTGGATTGCTGGGTAGCTCATGTTCTGAATCCAACATGGCGGTTGCCGCCGTCAATTCTGTTGAGAGTGCGCACACCCATCCGATTGTGTATTCATTACGCGGGAGGGCAGGAGTCGTGGATGCCTCAGAGTCAGACATTTCTCAATTAATGTATATAGTAAGTCGCGATTTGGATTGTAAAGACGTGTCTTTCGTAAAGATAAGATATataagagagaaggaggctAGATTGAATCTGGTGCTCTTTATCACCGGGAAGGCTTTGAGATTTTGCAGCCTGATGAGTAcctgaaaaagaagagtagGGCTCCATGCCAGCCTAACTGCGGGGAATTCAGGCTCTTCATAATCTGCAGACGAAATTTGCTCACCGAAGTGTACGCCAATAAGAATGAGGTTGTGCAGGAATGAGGCTGCGCAGTCGTTGCCAAATTGAGCATGTGTAGatctacctaggtacctaggtatgtaccTGAAAACGCCTGTACCTACTGGTATATCAACAAACGAACAAAATGCATCAGAAAAGTTTCCTAAAATGACAGTATCAAGCGGGCATAACTTAGAATCTATGGACACAGAGATCCCGAATCCAGTAAAATATAGGGAAAATTTAACCAGCATCCCTATTCTATTATGCATATATGTaggctactactgctactacagCTACTAcagctactactgctactactgctactacttctactacttctactacttctactacttctactacttctactacttctactacttctactacttctactacttctactacttctactacttctactacttctactacttctactactgctaccatTTCTTAGTGTACTCGGCAGCGGAGTTGAGTATTTTTAAGTGTGTCTGCCGTCTGGGGTCTTGGACAACAGAACTGGTGTGCTACTACATGTAACTTTCCCTTATCCCTTATTACAATGGCAGCGCTTTTATCGTCATAGTTAAGCAGTCCAGCTGGTTTCCCTCATTCTCATCAAGTAGGTAAACATAAACTATTTCCAGGACGTTCAGTGACATATATACAAGACAGTAGTCCTCTATGCAGACTGAAGAGGCACCAACTCGAACATAGGATTCGAGTAGCTGTAGAATAATTTGTTTTGGCTAACCCCAGCTTAAGCTTCTCGAAAGTCTATCAGACTGCGTGCCAGTTCTAACATTTAAAATAGCAACTAGATACCTAGTAGTCAGCTATCTCTGGAGTCTCACATTCGCTCCAGCGGCCAATGCGTGATTTCGCGGAGGAATAAGAGACAAAGTAAATGGAGCTTGCAAACGGAGCTTTTTCAAACATTCAAAGTAGTAGTAGTCCATACAAGTTCAACTCAAAAGAGTCCATCTTCAATTACGATAAGTACCTAGCGTGAATAGATCCAGACTGTTTGTTCCCATTAATAATCCCCCAAACCCCTTCATACATCCATCTCATGCCCACAGCTCACTCGGTCTGCCCAATCATAAGTGTATCAAACAAAAGTCATCATcagtctcttctctctcgtttATGTTTCTCCATCTATCTGTCCCCTCCCATCATTTACTCTGCAGATGCCCTCGCCAACGCCTCATGCAGGTGCGGCGGGAACCTGTACCGCAGTTGACTCGTGTACGTCGTCAAATCCAAaatcatctgcttcagctgctctACCATCATCTTCCTGGTGCCCTCGTTGCCGCTGAACTGGCCATTGACCAGCTGCTCTCTCTGCCTGACGCAGCTGATGATGGTCCACATAATCAGGTTAGGCACATTGATAGAGACTGGCTGTGAGAGGCTAGAG from Trichoderma atroviride chromosome 3, complete sequence encodes the following:
- a CDS encoding uncharacterized protein (EggNog:ENOG41) — encoded protein: MSDSEASTTPALPRNEYTIGWVCALSTELTAATAMLDSEHELPSNPPGDKNVYTLGSIGKHNIVIACLPKGKQGTTSAAVVATQMLESFSSIKFGLMIGVGGGIPTKDHDIRLGDVVVSTPTSMFPGVVQLDLGKAIEGGGFERIGSLNNPPNILLAALQRLETRHEMKGSKIKKYVDQMIKKWTNLKQKYNRNDSMKDVLFASDDITKVIDREPRDGVKVHYGLIASGNKVIKDATLRDTINGNLNHHVLCVEMEAAGLMDNFPCLVIRGICDYADSYKNDDWQGFAAATAAAFAKELLSIIPASDVEQMESIKIIAGKIVEISEVVRKIDQHQERHARNDFLEWLTPVNYDAQHHEHLSKRSPDSGKWFLEHPNFQQFLKGKKKTLLCQGNPGAGKTVLTSAVIEHLQHWQPFHDASAGGKVSLAFVYFDFIRKESQRTIDIFASLIKQLVRDELPLPTAIEDLQNKYRTIPASSRSDKDIEEFSKALNHLISSKSTKTFIVIDALDECQDGDGFLKSIFTVLDNTEAKLFATTRPSTRVEKRFEGGLSLEISALTEDVENYIQARLPEFTVLSDENDDIPKELKIHAKNEIVTKISSAIDGM